The nucleotide sequence CAATCATTGAATTTACCTGTTGATTTTTATTATTTATCAATAAAATTAACATCAGATAAATTTTAATAAATAGCTAAAGAGATAAAAGATGAAATCTAAAGCAGCAGTAGCCTTTGCGGCAGGCAAGCCACTCGAGATTGTAGAAATTGATGTAGAAGGCCCAAAAGCCGGAGAAGTTTTAATTAGAAATGTAGCATCAGGTGTATGCCATACAGATGCCTTTACATTGTCTGGTGATGACCCTGAGGGCGAGTTTCCAGTGATTCTAGGACATGAGGGCGGAGCCGTCGTTGAAGCAATCGGAGCAGGGGTTACAAGTGTTGTGCCTGGCGATCACGTTATTCCTTTGTATATCCCCGAATGTGGGATATGCAGATTTTGCTTATCGGGAAAAACTAACCTTTGTCAAGCGGTACGAGCGACGCAGGGTAAGGGTGTGATGCCTGATGGCACGAGCCGTTTTTCTTACAATGGTAAAAAACTACTTCACTATATGGGAACTTCGACTTTCTCTCAATACTCTGTAGTGGCAGAAATTTCCTTAGCGAAAATCAATAAAGCAGCACCCCTAGAAAAAGTTTGTCTCTTGGGTTGTGGAGTTACTACGGGCATTGGTGCGGTTCTCAACACAGCGAAAGTAGAGCCAGGTTCTACAGTAGCGGTTTTTGGTATGGGCGGAATTGGTCTTTCAGTGGTTCAGGGTGCAGTTATGGCACAAGCGGAAAGAATTATTTGTATTGATATCAATGAAGATAAATTTGAAATGGCCAGAAGTTTAGGCGCAACTGATTGCATAAATCCTAAAAATTATGATTT is from Lentisphaera profundi and encodes:
- a CDS encoding S-(hydroxymethyl)glutathione dehydrogenase/class III alcohol dehydrogenase, translated to MKSKAAVAFAAGKPLEIVEIDVEGPKAGEVLIRNVASGVCHTDAFTLSGDDPEGEFPVILGHEGGAVVEAIGAGVTSVVPGDHVIPLYIPECGICRFCLSGKTNLCQAVRATQGKGVMPDGTSRFSYNGKKLLHYMGTSTFSQYSVVAEISLAKINKAAPLEKVCLLGCGVTTGIGAVLNTAKVEPGSTVAVFGMGGIGLSVVQGAVMAQAERIICIDINEDKFEMARSLGATDCINPKNYDLPIQDVLVELTDGGVDYSFECIGNTQVMRSALECCHKGWGKSVIIGVAGAGQEISTRPFQLVTGRQWMGSAFGGVKGRTQLPGMVEDYMAGKIEIDRMITYSMPIEEINHAFDLMHQGKAIRSVVTF